ACCCCATCAACTGGATCCGGCAGCGTAGCCGCTGGTACAAGGGATACCTGCAGACCTTCTTGGTGCACATGCGGTCACCTCGGCTGATCACCGACCAGCTCGGCTGGCGATCGGTCGTGGACATGGCGGTCTTCGTCGCCGGCACTCCGCTGCTCAGCGCGCTGAATGGGGTGTTCTGGATCCTCACCATGATCTGGTTCACCTCCCACTCCGAGCTGGTGGCGGGGCTGTTCCCACCCGGTATCTACCACCTAGGCCTGCTCTGCCTGGTCCTGGGCAATCTCTGCATCATGTACATGAACCTGTACACCGCGCGCACCATGGAGCGGCCCGACCTCCTCGTGGCGGCCCTGCTGGCGCCCGCCTACTGGGTGCTGATGTGGGTCGCCGCGGTGAAGGCCATCGTCCAGCTGGTCCGCAACCCCTCCTACTGGGAGAAGACCGCCCACGGTCTCCACCCCGAGGCCACCCCGCAGGTGGCTTCCAGCGCACCTGTCCCCACCGTCCCCAGGCAGGAGCAGGCATGGCAGTGAGGAGGCAGCGTTCGTGGATCTCCGACGACGGGATGGTCGCCCTCCTCACCGGTGCCCTGTACCTGGGATTCGGGATCTGGCTCACCAGCCAGGACCTCATCTTCCCGGACGCGATGAGCCGGGTGGCCAACGGCTATTACGTGGTCTTCAGCCGCGACCCGCACCTGGCCGCCATCGGCTTCGTCTGGAACCCCCTGCCGTCGCTCTCGACGATTCCGCTGCTGCTGCTCTCGCCGCTGGTGCCGGTGCTGGCATCCAAGGCATTTGCGGGAACCATTGTCTCTGTGTTCTGCGGGGCTCTCGCGATGGTGCTCTTCCGCAGGTTCCTGGCGCTGTTCGGGATGAACCGTGCGGGAGCGCTGATCCTCACAGGGATCCTCGCCGTCCAGCCGCTGGTGCTGATATCCGCGGCATGTGGGGCCAGCGAGTCCATGCTCCTGGCCACCGCCCTGTATGCGGCGTTGAACCTGGCCCGCTGGCTCAAGGAGGATGACCCGTGGCACCTGGTGCACGCTGGGCTCGGTCTCGGGTTGGCGTACCTGGTGCGGTACGAGGCGGTTGCGGCGGCGCTTGCCGCCAGCATCATCGTCCTTGGCATCAGCCTCTGGCGGACCCGGGGCGGCCGCCGCCGCAAAACCGTGGCCCTCCTCGACCTCTTCCTGGTGGGCAGTCCCTTCGCGGCGGCCTTTATCGTGTGGGCGACGGTTTCACAGCTGGTCGGGCAGTCATGGTTCCAGACCTACACATCCCCGTACGGCAACAGCGCCCAGGTCAACAATGACCGCACGTCCATAGACTCCTTCACCGGTGGAGGGCTTGACGGAATCCTGGGCTACCTGAGCAGCCAGCTGTTCGCCGTGGCGCCCTTTGCCATCCTGTTCATAGTCATTGCCGTGGTGATAGCCGTGCGGCGCAGGGAGCCCGGGATCCTCGGCCCGGCCGCCATTCTCGGCGGAATCCTCGCCTTCGATGAATGGGCCTTCATCAACGGGGCGTCCTTTGGATGGCTCCGGTTCCAGATCATGGCCATTCCCTGGGGACTCCTGATGGCCGGCTACATCCTGGGGTCTATCAGGCGGGGGACGGGAAGGCTTGCGTTCCGCAAGTCAGTGGCCGTGGTGGTGCTGATCTCCACTATCGCTCCGCTGCCACTGGCCTGGTGGGCCTCACTCAACCCGCGCCTGGCGCGGGAGGAGAATCTGGCATTCGAGGTGTCGCAGGCACGCCAGTACGCCACGCAGGCGCAGGTAGCGGCATACCTCGACTCACTGAGCCTGCCCAATGGCAGCGTCATCACGGATGTCGCCTACTCCTTCCCGATCGTCCTGGCCAGCCGCAACCCGCACCAGTTCGTCATCACGCCCGACCGGGACTTCCAAGAGAAACTGACCGATCCGGTGGGCGGCAAGGTGCGCTACACCCTCGTAACCGATCCCCAGTACTCCCTGGCCGACGCCATTTCGGCACAGTTCCCGGGCATACACGACACTGGCGGGGGCGTGGCGACCCTGGAGCGTGAGTGGATCGACGGCCGCGGCACCATATGGCGACTCTACGCGTTCAACGGTGCGCATTGAGACGCTGACAATAGACGCAGCCCAGGGCGTTAGGGCCCTGGGCGCAGGGGAGGATACTCCGCGACGCGTAGCCCGCGGGTTCCCCGCGTGGGGTCAGCCGACCACGGAGATGTGGACGTGGTCGTAGTGGTTTGCGGTGGCGGAGCCGCGGTCCGACATGGAACGCCATCCCTCCGATGAACGTTGGGTGGTCCAGATCTTCTGGGCATGGATCACCTCCATGACACCGAGTTCGCTGGCATGCTCACGCAGCCACCGGGCGATCTCCCAGGCTCGGTCCCCGGAGACCATCACGTCGATGGCCCGTCCCTGCCCGTGATACCCGGACTCGTTGCGGTAGCCGCCGTAGGTCTTTACATCCGGGAAGGTGGCGCAGACCTTGCGCAGCACGGAGACCGACTTTGCGGTCAGCCCCGACTCGATGCTCTTCGCCGACGACGAGGAGCAGGTCCCTGAGCTCTCGGACTGCGCCGACGAGGAGGAACTCGGCGAGGACGACGTCGGCGAAGCGGAAGGGGTCTCCGGCTTCTCATCAGAGAGCAGGTCGGACTTCACCCAGCCCGCCCGGCCCTTGTAGGAAACCTGCTGCCAGCCGTTGGTGGAGACATCCGTCACAGTCAGCGCGATGCCGGCATCAAGCGTGGTCCGCACGTCATAGCTCGACCCGGGGCCGGTGCGGACATTCGCAGACGAGACGATGTACTTCTCTCCCACCTTGTTTCCCAGCTCCGATGGGTCGAAGGTATCGGTGGGCGTTGGGGTTGCGCTCTCGGAGGTGCTCTCCGGCGTGGGAGTCGCCTCAGCCGAGGTTGCCTCGGTACTGGGCGCGGTCGGCAGGGGTGCGGGGGCGCTGGCGTCTGTCTCACTCGATTCCGATGGCGAGGGCAGGGGAGTGCGCTCGTTGCCGCGGCTGACGCCCAGGTTGACGTCGCTGTAGGTCGGGTCTGCCACCTGGTCAGAGTTTCCTTTGCTCGAGATGGCGAAGGAACCTGCGATGACTAGGCCTGAAAGTGCTATGGGAGCTATGAACTTGCCGAAGAGGCGTGGTCGCTTGGCCCCCCGTCGTGGGGAAGAAACGGCGGAAGGGGTGATGTCGAGGATGTAGTCTTCATCCCCGTCCTGGAAGGCGCGTCGTGCCTTTGCCATGGGTCCCCTCATTTCTTAGAATTTCCTGAACTTCTCTCAGGATAGGTGGTGGTTGCGGATTGCACAAACCTCGTGGCAATAATGTCTGAGCGTCAGACGTATCATCTCATACGGCAGGCGCCAGCGGTCGCGACCTTCCCCGGCGGGCCGGGAGGTCTTCACAGGCGCAGGAAATGTGATCCTGGACCCTGTCCTGTCGTAAGTTCGTGGTGTGGAGACCGAAGAAGGCGGGCGCCATGACACCTCAAGGTTCTTCCCGGTAGTCTGCGAAGGACCCACCGTAAAAGGAAGCTGAATGACTTCACCGATCGTGCGGGCGAGCCGACTGGCCATGAGTCTTCTCTTGGCCATCTTGCCGGTCCTGCTCCGTCCAGGCGCTGAGGCCTGGGCGGACCCAGTCCCTACCCAGATCCAGGCTGCCGTCGAGGCGAACATGACAGGCCAGGTCAACGCCACGGGGGTCCTGAGCGACGCTGCGGGCCAGGGGGTTGGTAACGGGCAGCTGACGGTCTCTGTCGGCGGCCAGGCGGTGCATACCGCCAACACCGGCGCAGACGGTGCCTTCTCCATGCAGTTCAACCTGCCCGCGGACAAGATCGTGGGGCCCCAGGACCTCGTGATCTCCTATGCGGGTGACGGCGCCCATGGCGCGTCGTCGCACACTTCCCGGATCGAGTTTCCGGCGCAGGGGAGCACCGCTGTCACCTTGGAGATCGGCTCCACGAATGTGAATCCAGGGGATGTGGTGAATGTCTCAGGGAACGTCAAGACGGCAACCGGTGGCGCTGTGGCGGGAGCCACCGTGACCTTCGCTTTCGAGGGAACGCAGCTCCCGGAGTCCACCGTCGTGACGGATGCGGGCGGGAACTTCAGCACTCACGCGGAGATCCCGGGCACGGCTGCGATCGGTTCCGGCAAGCTGGTCGCGACCTTCGCGGGCGGTGGCAACCTGTCAGCCGGGTCGGCGGAGCATGTCTTCACCGTCGACGAGCCGGCGGCGGAGAGGAGTCCCACGTTCACTCCCGCCGAGACGCCGACAGGGGCCTCCGCGCCCGCGGCTGCCTCCTCGATGACGGCGTCGCCGACAGCCACCCCGTCGTCGACGGCCACCGCGACTGAGGGTGGCCGGAAGGACTTCCCGGTCATATGGTTCCTGGCCGGAGCCGTCGTCTTCCTGGCCGCTGGGGCGCTGACCCTGCTCGGGCTCGTGGTCCGCGCCCGGCGCCGCGAGGCAGATGAGGGCACGCTCGGCTTGATCGGCGACGCGTCGGAGGACTCGCAGGAGTTCGAGCTGAACCTTGAGGAGCCCAGGCCAGCTGAGGCCGGGCCCACCGAGAAGTTCACCCCCGGCCCCACCGAGGTGATCACTCCCAGGCGGGCGCCTGACCCTGTTCAGGAGCCCCAGGCCATGCCGCCTGCCTGGTTCCGTGAGGGGCCAGAATCCGCGCCGGTCGCGCAGCGTGCCCACCGGGCCGCGAGCGAGAGCACCCCAGGTGAGGACTGGGATGACTTCACCGAGGCGGAGATCACCCAGGTCCGCCCGCGGCACAGCCCCAGGCCGCGTCGCGGCATGTGATGCGCCTGTGTGCTATGAACCGGGTGATACCTCTTAACCCCGGAGATTGCGGCAGCGGTCACGCAGGGCCGCCAGGTCGCCCCCGGTGAGGGCGTCGCCGAGCAGGTGCCTGCCTATGCAGACGGCGGATGCGCCGGCCTGCAACCATTGCTTCGCCGTGAAGGCGATCAGGCCGTCACGCGGCACCACCCGCTCGATCAGCCCGAGGCTGCGCAGGTGCTCTGCCATCGCGGGGCCGACCACTTCAGCCGGACGCAGCTGCACCCCGGTGACCGGCAGTCCCAGCGCTGAAACCACCTCGCCGGGCGTCATGGCCGAGCCATAGCAGGCCACCCCAGCAGCCCTGGCCGACGCCGCCAGGTCCGCACCGGTGAAGTCGGGCAGGAGGAAATCAGCGCCCAGGGACGCGGGCTCGGCAGAGGTGTCTATGGGTCCGTGAACACCGATCCTGATCCGTGTCCCGTAGAGCGCGGCGAGCTCCTCAAGAGCGGGCAGCCCGGCAGGTAGGGAGAGATTCGGTACGCCTTCCTGGGCCAGTACCTCGATGACCCCGATGAGATCGTCCAGGGAGGCTTCGTCCAGCAGTGCGACGACACCGGTCAGGGGAGCATCAGACATGGGGCAATCATGCCATTGCGGGGTGTTCACCGGGCGTGGCGTCCTTAGACGCTGGTCAGCGGGTAATTTTAACGCGACGCGGAAGCTCCGGACGGGGCTCCGGATAGGAATGTCCTGGTGGTGTCCCACGGGGTCGCGGAGCCTGTCCTGGAGCCTCTCGCGCGAGTGGGTTCTGACTACTCACGAAGGGCAACACGACCCCCTTGCTGAAAGTCGATCACTCTTCAGGCAGGCCAAAGGGCTGGCAAGGGGGATTAGTCGTGGTTAACGGTTCGGGTGAGAATCGATTATTCGCTGTTAACACGAGCGCCAATTAGCTTCCCTGTGGGGAGCGAGTGCGCTAGTGTAGTTCTCGCCGGAACGCAGGACACGTAGCCTGTTCCCCCCATCTGGGCAGCGGACCGCGTAGCCGGCTCCCGGTTCGCCGGGACCCAAGGACGCCCGCGCCCGCCCGAACCCCCCCCATCGGACGGGCGCGGGCCTCTAGTTTTCACCAGACTTTCGCAACCCCCGCTCGTGTCGCATGATGGAAGTTCGTCCACGGAGGCGGCCGATGGGGTAGGCGGCGCGCCAAGGTAACCAGCTGAAACGTCACCAGGACGTAGCCTGAAGCCAGGCGGACTACAGCCCAGGCACCGCATCCCGGAGGTGAAAACCAGCGGACCTCCGGTCCGCGCCACTAGTGTGAGTCCATGAGCAACTGGCTGGGCGACCTGCTATCCCGGATCCTTCGCGACCTCGTCGCCCAATTCAGGTCTGACGTGAAACGATCGCACCGGGCCAGCGGCACGAGGCGGCGCGGTGCGGGGGCATCCGGCAACAGGGCAGGACAAAGCGGCAACAGCTCTCAGCGGGCTGGCGACCCAGCCCGCGGCGGATACCCCGGCGACTTCAAGGGAACACCCCGGATCACCTACTCCCCGGCCCCGGGGAATGAGGCCGACCCAGGCGAGGTGGTGTGGACCTGGGTGCCCTACGAGGAGGACCACAGGGAGGGCAAGGACCGGCCCGTGCTGATCATCGGCCGTGACGGCAACTGGCTGCTCGGCCTGCAGCTCACCTCAAAGGACCACGACCGTGACGCCGCGCAGGAGGCACGCAGCGGACGGCTCTGGATGGACATCGGCACGGGGGAGTGGGATCCGCAGCGACGTCCCAGCGAGGTGCGCCTGAACCGGATCATCCGCGTCGATCCTGGCGGTGTCCGCCGGATCGGGGCGGTCCTCGACCGCGATATCTTCGACGCCGTCGCCAGCGCAGTTCGTCCGTGAGAACCGCCGACAGGCGGGAATTTACGTGGGATCATTCGGGTTGACCCATTGGAGGCTCGATAAGGGAGTCTGTGACCCAATCCAGGAGGGTTCTTGATAACCGTCACCGACCTGCGCAAGGTGTACAAGCAGTCCGGCCGTGAGGTACGTGCCCTCGACGGCGTCTCACTGACGGTGCCTGAGGGCAGTGTCCACGGCATCATCGGCCACTCCGGCGCCGGGAAGTCCACCCTGGTGCG
The sequence above is drawn from the Arachnia rubra genome and encodes:
- a CDS encoding glycosyltransferase family 39 protein, whose product is MAVRRQRSWISDDGMVALLTGALYLGFGIWLTSQDLIFPDAMSRVANGYYVVFSRDPHLAAIGFVWNPLPSLSTIPLLLLSPLVPVLASKAFAGTIVSVFCGALAMVLFRRFLALFGMNRAGALILTGILAVQPLVLISAACGASESMLLATALYAALNLARWLKEDDPWHLVHAGLGLGLAYLVRYEAVAAALAASIIVLGISLWRTRGGRRRKTVALLDLFLVGSPFAAAFIVWATVSQLVGQSWFQTYTSPYGNSAQVNNDRTSIDSFTGGGLDGILGYLSSQLFAVAPFAILFIVIAVVIAVRRREPGILGPAAILGGILAFDEWAFINGASFGWLRFQIMAIPWGLLMAGYILGSIRRGTGRLAFRKSVAVVVLISTIAPLPLAWWASLNPRLAREENLAFEVSQARQYATQAQVAAYLDSLSLPNGSVITDVAYSFPIVLASRNPHQFVITPDRDFQEKLTDPVGGKVRYTLVTDPQYSLADAISAQFPGIHDTGGGVATLEREWIDGRGTIWRLYAFNGAH
- a CDS encoding SH3 domain-containing protein, with amino-acid sequence MAKARRAFQDGDEDYILDITPSAVSSPRRGAKRPRLFGKFIAPIALSGLVIAGSFAISSKGNSDQVADPTYSDVNLGVSRGNERTPLPSPSESSETDASAPAPLPTAPSTEATSAEATPTPESTSESATPTPTDTFDPSELGNKVGEKYIVSSANVRTGPGSSYDVRTTLDAGIALTVTDVSTNGWQQVSYKGRAGWVKSDLLSDEKPETPSASPTSSSPSSSSSAQSESSGTCSSSSAKSIESGLTAKSVSVLRKVCATFPDVKTYGGYRNESGYHGQGRAIDVMVSGDRAWEIARWLREHASELGVMEVIHAQKIWTTQRSSEGWRSMSDRGSATANHYDHVHISVVG
- a CDS encoding beta/alpha barrel domain-containing protein; protein product: MSDAPLTGVVALLDEASLDDLIGVIEVLAQEGVPNLSLPAGLPALEELAALYGTRIRIGVHGPIDTSAEPASLGADFLLPDFTGADLAASARAAGVACYGSAMTPGEVVSALGLPVTGVQLRPAEVVGPAMAEHLRSLGLIERVVPRDGLIAFTAKQWLQAGASAVCIGRHLLGDALTGGDLAALRDRCRNLRG
- a CDS encoding type II toxin-antitoxin system PemK/MazF family toxin — its product is MSNWLGDLLSRILRDLVAQFRSDVKRSHRASGTRRRGAGASGNRAGQSGNSSQRAGDPARGGYPGDFKGTPRITYSPAPGNEADPGEVVWTWVPYEEDHREGKDRPVLIIGRDGNWLLGLQLTSKDHDRDAAQEARSGRLWMDIGTGEWDPQRRPSEVRLNRIIRVDPGGVRRIGAVLDRDIFDAVASAVRP